A segment of the Methanofollis fontis genome:
ACCTGCACGACGAAGAAGTCTGCGCCGCCGTAGAGCAGACCGGCGACACCGCCATAGGTGCCGTCCGCAAACAGCCCGAGGGCGATCAGACCCCATGCACCGTTGATGCCGTGGACCGATATCGCACCCACCGGGTCATCGACCCGGAGCTTCCAGTCAAGGAACCAGACACCCGCCACCAGCAGGATGCCGCCGATGATCCCGATGAGCACCGCCGACTGGGGGTTCACCCAGGCGCATCCGGCCGTGATTGCCACAAGACCGGCGATCGCACCATTGCCCGCCATCGAGACATCGGGTTTGCCGTGCCAGAGCCAGGTCAGGATCATCGCCGTCACGAGCGCCGCTGCAGCGGCCAGCGTGGTGTTCGCGGCGATCACCGAAATCCTGAGGTCGTTGCCGACCAGGGTCGAACCGCAGTTGAAGCCGTACCAGCCAAACCAGAGGATGAACACACCCAGGACACCGAGCGTCACCGAGTGGCCGGGTATTGCGCGGGGCGTGCCGTCTTTGGCATACTTCCCGATGCGAGGACCGAGCAGGAGCGCACCTGCAAGGGCGACCCATCCGCCGAGTGCGTGAACAACGCCCGAACCCGCAAAGTCCAGCGCCCCCATGCCCGACAGCCATCCGCCGCCCCAGATCCAGTGACCGTAGATCGGGTAGATGATCGCCGTGATCGCTATGCTGGCGAGGATATAGGTCGAGAACTTGCACCGCTCGGCAACCGCCCCGGAAACGATCGTCGCTGCCGTAGCCGCAAATA
Coding sequences within it:
- a CDS encoding ammonium transporter translates to MKRQHGMWALLALCVILLVVAPVAAADPSGEATIAENPGAALDFIWVLICGFLVMFMQAGFSMVETGFTRAKNAANIMMKNMMDFSIGALSYWAIGFAIMYGTMQGMDWLMGWSGFFLMGDAYDVTTVESWFFQMVFAATAATIVSGAVAERCKFSTYILASIAITAIIYPIYGHWIWGGGWLSGMGALDFAGSGVVHALGGWVALAGALLLGPRIGKYAKDGTPRAIPGHSVTLGVLGVFILWFGWYGFNCGSTLVGNDLRISVIAANTTLAAAAALVTAMILTWLWHGKPDVSMAGNGAIAGLVAITAGCAWVNPQSAVLIGIIGGILLVAGVWFLDWKLRVDDPVGAISVHGINGAWGLIALGLFADGTYGGVAGLLYGGADFFVVQVLSTVVNFAWAFGMGLILFGILKATIGIRVSEAEEIQGLDIGEHGMSAYPNFVVTEPAMEAE